One part of the Vicia villosa cultivar HV-30 ecotype Madison, WI unplaced genomic scaffold, Vvil1.0 ctg.002061F_1_1, whole genome shotgun sequence genome encodes these proteins:
- the LOC131637646 gene encoding uncharacterized protein LOC131637646: MQNLTLIEIEKLLQENKRTLKDFKPIPYRDGYVLQQLGNRLIYDERNYDIAKTKTEFTNLFSGLTVMLLKNHPFVKDLSDHLNPDEQRAMYQKIMGAVDSQNGAVFFLHGYGGTGKTYMWRTLAAALRSKHDICLTVATSGIASLLLPGGRTAHSKFKIPVPTLDNSTCKIEYNDDVGDLLRQTKQIIWDEAPMAHKHTFEALDRTLRDVMSTYSNSKEMFGGKVVVFGGDFRQILLVVPRGSRSDIVHSAINASYIWNSVQVLTLTKNMRLQSGPTENDKNEI, from the exons ATGCAAAATTTGACGCTGATTGAAATAGAAAAGCTGCTTCAAGAAAATAAAAGGACACTAAAAGATTTCAAACCAATCCCTTATCGAGATGGATATGTTCTGCAACAATTAGGTAATAGATTGATATATGATGAACGCAATTATGACATTGCAAAAACAAAGACAGAATTCACAAATCTCTTTAGTGGACTTACAG TTATGCTATTGAAGAATCACCCTTTTGTGAAAGACCTTAGTGATCACCTTAACCCAGATGAACAAAGAGCTATGTATCAAAAAATTATGGGAGCAGTCGACTCACAGAATGGTGCAGTCTTCTTCCTACATGGTTACGGTGGGACCGGTAAGACATACATGTGGAGAACACTGGCGGCAGCATTAAGGTCCAAACATGATATATGTCTAACAGTCGCAACCAGTGGTATAGCGTCATTATTGTTGCCAGGAGGTCGAACTGCGCATTCAAAATTTAAGATACCAGTGCCAACACTAGATAATTCTACTTGCAAAATTGAGTACAATGATGATGTGGGAGACCTTCTTAGACAAACTAAACAAATTATTTGGGATGAGGCTCCAATGGCACACAAGCATACTTTTGAAGCACTTGACAGAACTCTCAGAGATGTAATGTCTACATACAGTAACTCAAAGGAGATGTTTGGTGGAAAAGTTGTTGTTTTTGGAGGTGATTTCAGACAGATTTTACTTGTTGTCCCTCGAGGAAGCCGTTCAGATATTGTACATTCTGCCATAAATGCGTCTTACATATGGAATTCTGTTCAAGTGTTAACATTAACCAAAAACATGCGCCTGCAATCCGGTCCGACAGAAAatgataaaaatgaaatttaa